CCAAAACCTTCACTGGCATCCTTAGGAAGTTCACAAGGTAAATTATCTACAGCCATTACTGTTATTGCATCTTTTTCATTAAAAGGAACCTCTTGTTCTGTTTCTGGATTATAGCCATAAAAAGGATCTGCAATAGTAGATGCCCTAAGTGTTGATGCTACAGGACCATCTACATCACAAGAAATATCTGACACTAAATCTATATTAAATTCTGGGTGTTTAGCGTCTTTTCTAGTAAAGAGAAAAGGTGCATCGTTACCATAAAAGTGACCAGCAATAAACATATTGCTCACTTTCGCAAAACGCATAAAGTTAGATTTATAAGGCGTAGGATCATTATAAAACTCATAACGGTTACCTTCTTTTCCATCTATACGCGTATTATAGTCTAACACATCGATCATTGTGTATACAGGCTCGTCATAATTAGTAGTTAAGTAATCTTTTACATTAACCTGCTTAATTTTGAGATGATCTAAAATCTCTTTAGCTCCTAAAGCCACTTTACCTGTTCCAGAAAGTACTATTTTAATATTAGGAAGAGTAATCTTATCCAGTTCGGTTTTCATAGCATTAAGATCTGTAAGACCTTCTGCTTTTGGCAAACTAAACAGTGTATCTCTTAAGCCTAAAGCTCTAAAGCCATTATAAGCTCCAACCAAACCAGCATAGCGACCAAAACCTATAAGTCTTCCTCCATTTTCCTTTACAATTGTTTCATGATCATAAAGCTCTATTTTTTTATCTAAAATAGCACGTAACAATGCTCTGTTATATGGTTGTTCCTTAATGGTATGACTGAAGAAAAAATACTTTTTGTTTGGTATAAGAGCACTTACAGGCACTTCCTTAACTCCAAGAAAGACATTAGCCTCTGAAACATTTTCAGTAACTGTGAAACCTTCATCTACGTATGCTTGATCTTTAAATATCCTTATATTAGAGGCCTCTACTATAAAATTAGCATCATTAAATGCTTTAGATGCATCTTTTAATTTAGATGGTGAAAATACCACACGACGGTCTGGCGGATTTTTACGTTCTTTTATTAAAGCGAAGGTTATGTTACTCATAGAATACTGTAGTTTTGTCGGTCTTAAAAAATAACAAGGTATTGGCATACCTTTTGCATTTTTGAAGGTGCAAAGGTATTATAATTATTCTACCTTTGCTTTAGATTTATTTTAAGGCTTTGTAATGTATGAGTCTTAGCGTTAGGGATTGAAGCTGTTACCGTGTAACACTGAAAGCCCGACCCGATTTAGGGTAACGCCCACATCTTTATTATACCAAACTAACTGTATATTGTTTGATGTGAAATATGTTCTTTGAAAGCAAAATTTTCAATACAAACTTGGGGTCGACTGGTTTTGACAGCAGGTCTAATTGAATAGTAAGCATGTCGAGCGCTGGGACACAGCTCGTAAATCTCATGATTCACACTTTTTTAAACGGCGAGAATAACTACGCCTTGGCTGCATAATCCGAATTACAGTAGGATTAACTTAATCACGTGTTAGACACGTGACCAAGATGTCTCGAGAAGGCCTTGGTTTACGGCGTTCTCACTAGAGGCACCGAAAAAGTAAACATAGTTTTGGCAGGGTCTTGATGCCAAAGTGAACTTTAATTGAGAATAAGGTAGCAGTTGGTGGTCTTAAGCCGGCTGGTGCACGAAAATTAAATTAAGACTACACATGTAGAAAGCTGTTGAATTGCTTGTTTGGACGGGAGTTCGAATCTCCCCGACTCCACCAAAAACCCTCGAAACTCTAAGTTTTTCGAGGGTTTTTAATTTTATGTGATATTATAGGTGACAAGTTTTATATAACTATCTTTTTTTTTAAAATAGTGTTTATAATCTCTGAAAGCATTTAATTTTTAGCAATAAAAAAATCCTCAGAACATTAATTCTGAGGATTTTTTTTATTTAAT
This region of Croceibacter atlanticus HTCC2559 genomic DNA includes:
- a CDS encoding NAD(P)-dependent oxidoreductase; this encodes MTFALIKERKNPPDRRVVFSPSKLKDASKAFNDANFIVEASNIRIFKDQAYVDEGFTVTENVSEANVFLGVKEVPVSALIPNKKYFFFSHTIKEQPYNRALLRAILDKKIELYDHETIVKENGGRLIGFGRYAGLVGAYNGFRALGLRDTLFSLPKAEGLTDLNAMKTELDKITLPNIKIVLSGTGKVALGAKEILDHLKIKQVNVKDYLTTNYDEPVYTMIDVLDYNTRIDGKEGNRYEFYNDPTPYKSNFMRFAKVSNMFIAGHFYGNDAPFLFTRKDAKHPEFNIDLVSDISCDVDGPVASTLRASTIADPFYGYNPETEQEVPFNEKDAITVMAVDNLPCELPKDASEGFGEMFLKHVIPAFFNGDKDGVLQRARMTTSKGTLTDRFKYLQDFVNGN